In Lemur catta isolate mLemCat1 chromosome 1, mLemCat1.pri, whole genome shotgun sequence, one DNA window encodes the following:
- the LOC123638900 gene encoding olfactory receptor 10H1-like: MQGANRSAVTEFILIGFSIFPHLQLMFFLLFLLMYLFTLLGNLLITATVWSERSLHTPMYLFLCALSVSEVLYTVAVIPRMLADLLSAHRSITLPACAGRMFSSFTFGFTHSFLLTVMGYDRYVAICHPLRYHVLMSPRGCACLVGWSWAGGSVMGMVVTTAIFQLSFCGPNEIQHFFCHVPPLLKLARGDDVPWVAKDVSLVCITALVGCFLLILLSYAFIVATILKIPSAEGRHKAFSTCASHLTVVVVHYGFASVIYLKPTGPQSVEGDTLMATTYTVLTPFLSPIIFSLRNKELKVALKKTFLSKLYPQKNVMI, translated from the coding sequence ATGCAGGGAGCCAATCGCTCAGCGGTGACTGAATTCATCCTCATCGGCTTCTCCATCTTCCCTCACCTGCAGCTGATGTTCTTCCTGCTGTTCCTGCTGATGTATCTGTTCACGCTGCTGGGCAACCTGCTCATCACGGCCACCGTCTGGAGCGAGCGCAGCCTCCACACGCCCATGTATCTCTTCCTGTGCGCCCTGTCCGTCTCCGAGGTCCTGTACACCGTGGCCGTCATCCCGCGCATGCTGGCCGACCTGCTGTCCGCCCACCGCTCCATCACCCTCCCGGCCTGTGCCGGCCGGATGTTCTCCTCCTTCACGTTCGGCTTCACCCACTCCTTCCTGCTCACTGTCATGGGCTACGACCGCTACGTGGCCATCTGCCACCCCCTGCGCTACCACGTGCTCATGAGCCCCCGTGGCTGTGCCTGCCTGGTGGGCTGGTCCTGGGCTGGTGGCTCAGTCATGGGGATGGTGGTGACCACGGCCATTTTCCAACTCTCCTTCTGTGGACCCAATGAGATCCAGCATTTCTTCTGCCACGTGCCACCACTGTTGAAGTTGGCCCGTGGAGATGACGTACCCTGGGTGGCCAAGGATGTGAGCTTGGTGTGCATCACAGCTCTGGTGGGctgcttcctcctcatcctcctctcctACGCCTTCATCGTGGCCACCATCTTGAAGATCCCATCTGCTGAAGGTCGGCAcaaggccttctccacctgtgcGTCCCACCTCACTGTGGTGGTCGTGCACTATGGCTTTGCCTCTGTCATCTACCTCAAGCCCACAGGTCCCCAGTCTGTGGAAGGAGACACCCTAATGGCCACCACCTACACGGTGCTCACACCCTTCCTCAGCCCCATCATCTTCAGCCTCAGGAACAAGGAGCTGAAGGTCGCCCTGAAGAAGACCTTCCTGAGCAAACTCTACCCACAGAAAAATGTAATGATCTGA
- the LOC123638910 gene encoding olfactory receptor 24-like — MPANHLCRRTTISSLACLAQTYFFITFGGADSILLSAMAYDHYVAICHLLRCVTIKSILHWTWLVMVPWISANLISLVHTLLVTRLSFCTNRTPHFFCDLNALIKLSCSDTQVNETLVLVLRGLVVWVPFVYVVASYTPVSVAVWKAPSAQGKRKAFSTCGSHLCAVFLFYQTIIGVYFNPASMHTTQTAMAATVMCTLVAPTPNPFIHSLQSRELRGALGKLLSWNLLS; from the coding sequence ATGCCGGCGAACCACCTGTGCAGGCGCACCACCATCTCTTCCCTGGCTTGCCTAGCTCAGACGTATTTTTTCATCACCTTTGGGGGAGCAGACAGCATCCTCTTGTCAGCCATGGCTTACGATCACTACGTGGCCATCTGCCATCTGCTGCGCTGTGTGACAATCAAGAGCATCCTTCATTGGACCTGGCTGGTGATGGTGCCGTGGATCTCAGCCAACCTCATCTCCTTGGTCCACACTCTCCTGGTGACCCGCCTGTCTTTTTGCACCAATAGGACCCCGCACTTCTTCTGTGACCTTAACGCTTTGATCAAACTCTCCTGCTCTGACACGCAAGTCAATGAGACGCTGGTGTTGGTCCTCAGGGGCTTGGTGGTTTGGGTCCCTTTTGTGTATGTCGTGGCCTCTTACACACCTGTCTCTGTGGCTGTGTGGAAGGCGCCCTCAGCCCAGGGGAAGCGGAAAGCATTCTCCACCTGTGGCTCCCACCTCTGTGCTGTCTTTCTCTTCTACCAGACGATCATCGGGGTCTACTTCAACCCTGCATCCATGCACACCACTCAGACGGCCATGGCAGCCACGGTGATGTGCACCCTGGTCGCTCCCACGCCGAACCCCTTCATCCACAGCCTGCAGAGCCGAGAGCTGAGGGGCGCCCTTGGCAAGCTGCTCAGCTGGAACCTGCTGAGCTGA